Proteins encoded by one window of Vidua chalybeata isolate OUT-0048 chromosome 10, bVidCha1 merged haplotype, whole genome shotgun sequence:
- the LOC128793021 gene encoding uncharacterized protein LOC128793021 isoform X2 codes for MQQPDMSESSSGLTTSNQKFFKSYSSCCSILRDAHNSPLVLPQNRGTLGQNWDPRLPFPLPSDSFKYLGWCDIEEHGVRGNQLLCPRVREGPSEEELFFRKEEHTLKRRKQVTDPEKWEKRLQENWENCAELNLSFQDLGDLYQVENFKRILRRLIRVEKLWLVDNSLTDLSAIRLPRCRELNVNKNHFTSFKQLPKIPQIQHLSLAENNITTLSGISDFRHTPLESLVLKRNPCEFQERYRQLVFSNLPNLKILDGIPKLPEDCSPPDVSFFFRMCTIL; via the exons ATGCAGCAGCCAGACATGTCTGAAAG CTCCTCAGGTCTGACTACAAGCAATCAGAAGTTCTTCAAGTCCtattcctcctgctgctccatcctgAGGGATGCACACAATTCTCCTCTGGTTTTACCCCAAAACAGAGGAACCCTCGGGCAGAACTGGGACCCCAGGCTACCTTTCCCA cttccttCTGACTCCTTCAAGTACCTTGGCTGGTGTGACATAGAGGAACACGGCGTTCGAGGAAATCAGCTCCTCTGTCCCCGAGTGAGGGAAG GGCCCTCAGAAGAAgagctgtttttcagaaaagaagaacatactctgaaaagaagaaaacaagtaaCTGACccagagaaatgggaaaagaggCTGCAAGAGAACTGGGAAAACTGTGCT gaGTTGAACCTTTCCTTCCAGGACCTGGGAGATCTTTACCAGGTGGAAAACTTCAAAAGGATTCTCCGAAGGTTAATTCGGGTGGAAAAGCTTTGGTTGGTGGACAATTCTTTGACAGACCTAAGTGCCATAAGGTTGCCAAG ATGCAGAGAgctaaatgtaaataaaaaccACTTTACATCCTTCAAACAGCTGCCAAAGATCCCTCAGATTCAGCACTTATCTCTCGCTGAAAATAACATCACGACCCTAAGTGGGATTTCAGACTTCAGACACACTCCACTTGAATCCCTGGTCCTCAAGAGGAATCCCTGTGAGTTCCAGGAAAGATACAGACAGCT TGTGTTCTCCAATTTGCCAAACTTGAAAATACTGGATGGCATCCCAAAACTGCCAGAGGACTGCTCACCCCCTGATgtcagtttttttttcaggatgtgCACTATACTCTAG
- the LOC128793021 gene encoding protein tilB homolog isoform X3, which translates to MLLNKISSPFSPRLSSSGLTTSNQKFFKSYSSCCSILRDAHNSPLVLPQNRGTLGQNWDPRLPFPLPSDSFKYLGWCDIEEHGVRGNQLLCPRVREGPSEEELFFRKEEHTLKRRKQELNLSFQDLGDLYQVENFKRILRRLIRVEKLWLVDNSLTDLSAIRLPRCRELNVNKNHFTSFKQLPKIPQIQHLSLAENNITTLSGISDFRHTPLESLVLKRNPCEFQERYRQLVFSNLPNLKILDGIPKLPEDCSPPDVSFFFRMCTIL; encoded by the exons ATGCTGTTGAACAAGATCAGCTCTCCATTTTCTCCAAgactcag CTCCTCAGGTCTGACTACAAGCAATCAGAAGTTCTTCAAGTCCtattcctcctgctgctccatcctgAGGGATGCACACAATTCTCCTCTGGTTTTACCCCAAAACAGAGGAACCCTCGGGCAGAACTGGGACCCCAGGCTACCTTTCCCA cttccttCTGACTCCTTCAAGTACCTTGGCTGGTGTGACATAGAGGAACACGGCGTTCGAGGAAATCAGCTCCTCTGTCCCCGAGTGAGGGAAG GGCCCTCAGAAGAAgagctgtttttcagaaaagaagaacatactctgaaaagaagaaaacaa gaGTTGAACCTTTCCTTCCAGGACCTGGGAGATCTTTACCAGGTGGAAAACTTCAAAAGGATTCTCCGAAGGTTAATTCGGGTGGAAAAGCTTTGGTTGGTGGACAATTCTTTGACAGACCTAAGTGCCATAAGGTTGCCAAG ATGCAGAGAgctaaatgtaaataaaaaccACTTTACATCCTTCAAACAGCTGCCAAAGATCCCTCAGATTCAGCACTTATCTCTCGCTGAAAATAACATCACGACCCTAAGTGGGATTTCAGACTTCAGACACACTCCACTTGAATCCCTGGTCCTCAAGAGGAATCCCTGTGAGTTCCAGGAAAGATACAGACAGCT TGTGTTCTCCAATTTGCCAAACTTGAAAATACTGGATGGCATCCCAAAACTGCCAGAGGACTGCTCACCCCCTGATgtcagtttttttttcaggatgtgCACTATACTCTAG
- the LOC128793021 gene encoding uncharacterized protein LOC128793021 isoform X1, translating into MLLNKISSPFSPRLSSSGLTTSNQKFFKSYSSCCSILRDAHNSPLVLPQNRGTLGQNWDPRLPFPLPSDSFKYLGWCDIEEHGVRGNQLLCPRVREGPSEEELFFRKEEHTLKRRKQVTDPEKWEKRLQENWENCAELNLSFQDLGDLYQVENFKRILRRLIRVEKLWLVDNSLTDLSAIRLPRCRELNVNKNHFTSFKQLPKIPQIQHLSLAENNITTLSGISDFRHTPLESLVLKRNPCEFQERYRQLVFSNLPNLKILDGIPKLPEDCSPPDVSFFFRMCTIL; encoded by the exons ATGCTGTTGAACAAGATCAGCTCTCCATTTTCTCCAAgactcag CTCCTCAGGTCTGACTACAAGCAATCAGAAGTTCTTCAAGTCCtattcctcctgctgctccatcctgAGGGATGCACACAATTCTCCTCTGGTTTTACCCCAAAACAGAGGAACCCTCGGGCAGAACTGGGACCCCAGGCTACCTTTCCCA cttccttCTGACTCCTTCAAGTACCTTGGCTGGTGTGACATAGAGGAACACGGCGTTCGAGGAAATCAGCTCCTCTGTCCCCGAGTGAGGGAAG GGCCCTCAGAAGAAgagctgtttttcagaaaagaagaacatactctgaaaagaagaaaacaagtaaCTGACccagagaaatgggaaaagaggCTGCAAGAGAACTGGGAAAACTGTGCT gaGTTGAACCTTTCCTTCCAGGACCTGGGAGATCTTTACCAGGTGGAAAACTTCAAAAGGATTCTCCGAAGGTTAATTCGGGTGGAAAAGCTTTGGTTGGTGGACAATTCTTTGACAGACCTAAGTGCCATAAGGTTGCCAAG ATGCAGAGAgctaaatgtaaataaaaaccACTTTACATCCTTCAAACAGCTGCCAAAGATCCCTCAGATTCAGCACTTATCTCTCGCTGAAAATAACATCACGACCCTAAGTGGGATTTCAGACTTCAGACACACTCCACTTGAATCCCTGGTCCTCAAGAGGAATCCCTGTGAGTTCCAGGAAAGATACAGACAGCT TGTGTTCTCCAATTTGCCAAACTTGAAAATACTGGATGGCATCCCAAAACTGCCAGAGGACTGCTCACCCCCTGATgtcagtttttttttcaggatgtgCACTATACTCTAG